The proteins below come from a single Blattabacterium cuenoti genomic window:
- the fabG gene encoding 3-oxoacyl-[acyl-carrier-protein] reductase: protein MKLLNKKIALITGGSGDIGQSIIKTFIHNGAKVIFTYLSSEEESKKLEKKFKELAKGYKVDVSNKNSCKIFLKEILHKYPNIDILVNNVGIVKDSFLIRMSDDKWDEVIQTNLYSVFQITKNVIYYSMIRQKKGNIINMSSVIGITGNIGQSNYAASKAGIIGFTKSIAKEFGKKNIRCNAIAPGYISTRMNSNLDYKTKANWINKIPLGRSGSPKEVSNCVLFLASELSSYITGTTLNVNGGMI, encoded by the coding sequence ATGAAACTTCTAAATAAAAAAATTGCTTTAATAACTGGAGGATCAGGAGATATAGGACAATCTATAATAAAAACTTTTATCCATAATGGTGCTAAAGTTATTTTTACATATCTTTCTTCAGAAGAAGAATCAAAAAAATTAGAAAAAAAATTTAAAGAATTAGCAAAAGGATATAAAGTGGATGTATCGAATAAAAATTCTTGTAAAATATTTTTAAAAGAAATATTACATAAATATCCAAATATAGATATATTGGTAAATAATGTTGGAATTGTAAAAGATTCTTTTTTAATAAGAATGTCTGATGATAAATGGGATGAAGTAATTCAAACAAATCTTTATTCTGTTTTTCAGATTACTAAAAATGTAATTTATTATTCAATGATTAGACAAAAAAAAGGAAATATAATTAATATGAGTTCTGTAATTGGGATAACAGGTAATATAGGACAATCTAATTATGCTGCATCTAAAGCCGGAATAATTGGATTTACTAAATCAATAGCTAAAGAATTTGGAAAAAAAAATATTCGTTGTAATGCTATCGCTCCTGGATATATATCCACAAGAATGAATTCTAATTTAGACTATAAAACAAAAGCTAATTGGATTAATAAAATTCCATTAGGAAGATCGGGAAGTCCAAAAGAAGTATCCAATTGTGTTTTATTCTTAGCATCAGAACTTTCTAGTTATATTACAGGGACTACATTAAATGTAAATGGAGGTATGATTTAG
- a CDS encoding SanA/YdcF family protein: MIVFFCSVGISIFAFKKNYDSVKIIPYNTYGVVLGTSKYSNRDKKINFYFKSRIEAVEMLFKSKKIRYIIVSGDNRNKNYNEPEMMKEELIKRGIPYNFIYEDLYGINTINSIMMIYKNFHQKKFTIISQKFHNERAIFIGNCIGLDITGFNALGTSFNIKMYLREILARIKVFWDVIYFYWFY; this comes from the coding sequence ATGATTGTATTTTTTTGTTCTGTTGGAATAAGTATTTTTGCTTTTAAAAAAAATTATGATTCTGTAAAAATAATTCCATATAATACTTATGGGGTAGTTTTAGGAACATCGAAATATTCAAATAGAGACAAAAAAATTAATTTTTATTTTAAATCTAGAATAGAAGCGGTCGAAATGCTTTTTAAAAGCAAAAAAATAAGATATATTATTGTTAGTGGAGATAATAGAAATAAAAATTATAATGAACCTGAAATGATGAAAGAAGAATTAATAAAAAGAGGGATCCCTTATAATTTTATATATGAAGATTTGTATGGAATAAATACTATTAATTCTATAATGATGATTTATAAAAATTTTCATCAAAAAAAATTTACAATAATATCTCAAAAATTTCATAATGAAAGAGCAATTTTTATCGGAAATTGTATTGGATTAGATATTACCGGATTTAATGCGTTAGGGACGTCTTTCAATATTAAAATGTATTTAAGAGAAATTTTAGCTAGAATTAAAGTTTTTTGGGATGTTATTTATTTTTATTGGTTTTATTAG
- the menD gene encoding 2-succinyl-5-enolpyruvyl-6-hydroxy-3-cyclohexene-1-carboxylic-acid synthase — protein sequence MIYSNKKVVQILGEIFQKKLIFNIIISPGSRNAPIIIHFTQNKIFNTYSIIDERCAGFFALGMAQKLKQPVVINCTSGSSVVNYYPSITEAFYQKIPIIIVTADRPNKKINILEGQTIHQENIFKNHVVSFSQLTEDESKIGIWYNNNLINESINKCILTSQPVHINIPFSEPLYEITNSLQVEIKNIKIFPTKKYIKKHLFYKEKKIWNNCKKKMILLGLNNYYNNIKKLKQILEKICLDPSIIIFSESTSHINGDMFFSNIDQIFYSMDLKKWKKFKPTILITFGINIISKRIRSFLRNSPPKYHWHIGDNYEKYPDTYYKLNTYWSIDPELFFKIIINDNFIYSNYRKSWINFIKVKMNKQEKFLKNENKFSDLKVIFFIFSKIPKNSILHLGNSMIIRYYQFFNKKKTISYCNRGTSGIEGSVSTAIGYSILSKKTVTLIIGDISFFYDSNALWNNYTPNNFRIILINNGKGNIFDIVSNKKFSSKTNNFFKTKHTLSAKNICKMYNWNYINVCDQKNLEKNLIFFWKKTNNPFLLEINTKKCNNTNIFKKFLYYTSK from the coding sequence ATGATTTATTCAAATAAAAAAGTAGTACAAATTTTAGGTGAAATTTTTCAAAAAAAATTAATTTTTAATATAATAATATCACCTGGATCTAGAAATGCTCCAATCATTATTCATTTTACACAAAATAAAATATTTAATACTTATAGCATAATAGATGAAAGATGTGCGGGTTTTTTTGCATTAGGAATGGCACAAAAATTAAAACAACCAGTAGTAATTAATTGTACTTCTGGATCATCAGTCGTTAATTATTATCCTTCAATAACAGAAGCTTTTTATCAAAAAATTCCAATTATTATTGTTACTGCAGATCGTCCTAATAAAAAAATAAATATATTAGAAGGACAAACCATTCACCAAGAAAATATTTTTAAAAATCATGTAGTATCATTTTCACAATTAACAGAAGATGAATCTAAAATTGGAATATGGTATAATAATAATCTAATTAATGAATCTATAAATAAATGTATTTTAACTAGTCAACCAGTACATATTAATATTCCTTTTTCTGAACCACTTTATGAGATTACCAATTCATTACAAGTGGAAATAAAAAATATTAAAATTTTTCCCACTAAAAAATATATAAAAAAACATCTTTTTTATAAAGAAAAAAAAATATGGAATAATTGTAAAAAAAAAATGATCCTATTAGGATTAAATAATTATTATAATAACATTAAAAAATTAAAACAAATTTTAGAAAAAATTTGTTTAGATCCATCTATTATAATTTTTTCAGAATCTACATCTCATATCAATGGTGATATGTTTTTTTCTAATATAGATCAAATATTTTACTCTATGGATTTAAAAAAATGGAAAAAATTTAAACCTACTATTTTAATTACTTTTGGAATAAACATCATCTCTAAAAGAATTAGATCATTTTTAAGAAATTCCCCCCCTAAATATCATTGGCATATTGGAGATAATTATGAAAAATATCCAGATACTTATTATAAATTAAATACCTATTGGTCAATAGATCCAGAATTATTTTTTAAAATAATTATTAATGATAATTTTATATATTCTAATTATAGAAAAAGTTGGATAAACTTTATAAAAGTTAAAATGAATAAACAAGAAAAATTTTTAAAAAATGAAAATAAATTTTCAGATTTAAAAGTAATTTTTTTTATTTTTTCTAAAATTCCAAAAAATTCTATTTTACATTTAGGAAATAGTATGATTATTAGATATTATCAATTTTTTAATAAAAAAAAAACCATATCTTATTGCAATAGAGGAACTTCAGGAATTGAAGGTAGTGTGTCAACTGCTATAGGATATTCTATTCTTAGTAAAAAAACTGTTACATTAATAATTGGAGATATAAGTTTTTTTTATGATAGCAATGCTTTATGGAATAATTATACTCCTAATAATTTTAGAATTATACTTATCAATAATGGAAAAGGAAATATATTTGATATTGTTTCAAATAAAAAATTTTCTAGTAAAACCAATAATTTTTTTAAAACTAAACATACACTATCTGCAAAAAATATATGTAAAATGTACAATTGGAATTATATAAATGTATGTGATCAAAAAAATTTAGAAAAAAATTTAATTTTTTTTTGGAAAAAAACTAATAATCCGTTTTTATTAGAAATCAATACTAAAAAATGTAATAATACAAATATTTTTAAAAAATTTTTATACTATACTAGTAAATAG